The following proteins come from a genomic window of Finegoldia magna ATCC 29328:
- a CDS encoding TIGR01212 family radical SAM protein (This family includes YhcC from E. coli K-12, an uncharacterized radical SAM protein.), producing the protein MKKIKINRLSDYLKKTYGTKVYKLPLDGGFSCPNRKNSNGCIFCSESGSGEFTFNEYSIKDQVELQIKRLSEKKKADKFIAYFQSFTNTYKPVNELRKIYSDAIENENVIVLDIATRGDCLDDEKIQLLSDINKEVDVWVEMGLQSTKKSTIELINRAYSNEVYFDMAKKLMDNGIKVISHVIAGLPYETEDDFLESVYQTQIHDIWGIKIHSLYIQTDSRLYDYYQKNKFKILTMDEYTDWVVDSFKILNEDTVVHRMTGDAYKPKLYLPKWSCDKLKVISEINSKIKTYNT; encoded by the coding sequence GTGAAAAAAATAAAAATAAATAGATTAAGTGATTATTTGAAAAAAACATACGGCACTAAAGTTTACAAATTACCCTTAGATGGTGGGTTCAGTTGTCCTAATAGAAAAAATTCTAACGGCTGTATTTTTTGTTCTGAAAGTGGTTCTGGTGAATTTACTTTTAATGAGTATTCAATCAAAGACCAAGTCGAATTGCAAATAAAAAGATTATCTGAAAAGAAAAAAGCTGACAAATTTATTGCGTATTTTCAATCATTTACCAATACTTATAAGCCTGTAAATGAACTTAGAAAAATCTATTCAGATGCTATTGAAAATGAAAATGTAATTGTGCTTGATATTGCAACAAGAGGAGATTGCTTAGATGATGAGAAGATACAACTTTTGAGTGATATCAATAAAGAGGTTGATGTTTGGGTTGAAATGGGACTTCAATCTACAAAAAAGTCTACGATAGAATTGATCAATCGTGCTTATAGCAATGAAGTTTATTTTGATATGGCAAAAAAACTAATGGATAATGGAATCAAAGTTATATCACATGTAATCGCTGGACTTCCTTATGAAACTGAAGATGATTTCTTGGAAAGTGTGTATCAAACACAAATACACGATATTTGGGGAATCAAAATTCATTCTTTATATATACAAACAGATTCAAGGTTGTACGATTATTATCAAAAAAATAAATTTAAAATTTTAACGATGGATGAGTACACTGATTGGGTCGTTGATAGTTTCAAAATTTTAAATGAAGATACTGTCGTGCATAGAATGACTGGAGATGCATACAAGCCAAAACTTTATCTGCCTAAATGGTCTTGTGATAAATTGAAAGTAATTTCTGAGATAAATAGTAAAATTAAAACATATAATACATAA
- the tadA gene encoding tRNA adenosine(34) deaminase TadA — MENNDEKFMIKAIEQARIAFDMDEVPVGCVIVKNGEIIAQAYNSVETDNNATMHAELKAINQATQVIGNFRLDDCTMYVTLEPCVMCTGALVYSRIPKVVFGAFDKKRGACGSLLSLNDYEGLNHKIEVKSIMEKECVELMQSFFRRIREKNKNK; from the coding sequence ATGGAAAATAATGATGAAAAATTCATGATAAAAGCTATCGAACAAGCAAGGATTGCATTTGATATGGACGAAGTTCCAGTTGGATGTGTTATTGTAAAAAATGGCGAAATAATTGCCCAAGCCTATAATAGTGTGGAAACAGATAACAACGCTACAATGCATGCAGAATTAAAAGCTATCAATCAAGCAACACAAGTTATTGGAAATTTTAGGTTAGATGATTGCACTATGTATGTGACATTGGAGCCTTGTGTGATGTGCACTGGAGCTTTGGTGTATTCTAGAATACCAAAAGTTGTGTTCGGCGCTTTTGATAAAAAAAGAGGAGCTTGCGGGTCTTTGCTATCGTTAAATGATTACGAAGGTCTCAATCATAAAATAGAAGTAAAAAGTATTATGGAAAAAGAGTGTGTGGAACTGATGCAAAGTTTTTTCAGGAGGATTCGTGAAAAAAATAAAAATAAATAG
- a CDS encoding LCP family protein, which yields MKKRAVIVFFISLALFLGVYFGAGKFLGSLKTTGSDIKGDELGKNNVIEQNIPDEFLFVLLGIDKEVSTTDHQRSDTIMVCKVNFNSGNVDILSVPRDTQIRLNGNIHKVNAAHAYEGAKGSLKALRNLLGIDLDYYVEVDFDSVEHIVDAMGGVEVDSPAEIVVESRHIRIPKGKSKLNGDEALQYVRARHPLGGSDEARIENQHYFIKTLLDQLLSPANITKMPKMIEIFKRDVKTNIPLGDMTSYLTKLPNFSSSKIHSYILPGEYKNDGISWYMADEEQLPEIVDRLFAEYKLDDQTTNRENNENNENEEESQNN from the coding sequence ATGAAGAAAAGAGCTGTTATTGTCTTTTTTATTTCGCTAGCACTATTTTTGGGAGTGTATTTTGGTGCTGGTAAATTTCTTGGAAGCTTAAAAACAACTGGCTCTGATATTAAAGGCGATGAATTAGGAAAAAATAACGTAATTGAACAAAATATACCGGATGAATTTTTATTTGTTCTTTTGGGAATAGACAAAGAAGTAAGCACTACAGATCATCAAAGGTCTGATACTATAATGGTTTGCAAAGTTAATTTTAATTCTGGTAACGTGGACATATTATCTGTTCCGAGAGATACCCAAATAAGATTGAACGGCAATATCCACAAAGTAAATGCAGCACACGCTTACGAAGGAGCAAAAGGATCTTTGAAAGCGTTGAGAAATTTATTGGGAATTGACTTGGATTATTACGTAGAAGTTGATTTTGATAGCGTTGAACACATAGTAGATGCTATGGGAGGCGTTGAAGTTGATTCACCAGCTGAAATAGTTGTCGAATCAAGACATATCCGTATCCCAAAAGGAAAATCAAAACTTAACGGAGATGAAGCGTTGCAATATGTAAGAGCACGTCATCCATTGGGTGGATCTGATGAAGCGAGAATTGAAAATCAACATTATTTTATAAAGACATTGTTGGATCAATTATTGAGTCCAGCAAATATTACTAAAATGCCAAAAATGATTGAAATTTTCAAAAGAGATGTAAAGACAAATATTCCATTGGGAGATATGACATCTTATCTCACAAAACTTCCGAACTTTTCATCTAGCAAAATACATAGCTATATACTACCAGGAGAATATAAGAATGACGGAATTAGTTGGTATATGGCTGATGAAGAACAATTACCAGAAATTGTAGACAGGTTATTTGCTGAATACAAACTGGATGATCAAACCACTAATCGTGAAAACAACGAAAATAATGAAAATGAGGAAGAATCACAAAATAATTAG
- a CDS encoding biotin transporter BioY, with protein sequence MSKSIDTKELIKIALFSALIIIGSYIIIPLFPVPISLQSLFAIASGYYLSKKYANMSVLLYIVLGLIGLPVFAGGKGGMQTVFSPSFGYVIGFLAQTFYVRFKNRNQSKLNLFIMFMISSLIIYCFGVIYMGLFFKLSNKQFDLWKLLFTGMIVFLPGDMLKALIFSFVTKRIEKYI encoded by the coding sequence ATGAGTAAAAGTATAGATACAAAAGAACTCATAAAAATCGCTTTATTTAGTGCATTAATAATAATTGGATCATATATAATAATTCCATTATTCCCAGTTCCCATATCTTTACAAAGTTTATTTGCAATAGCATCGGGATATTATTTAAGCAAAAAATACGCAAACATGTCAGTCTTGTTGTATATAGTGTTGGGTCTTATTGGGCTTCCTGTTTTTGCTGGAGGAAAAGGTGGAATGCAGACAGTATTTTCACCAAGCTTTGGATATGTAATAGGATTTTTGGCACAAACTTTTTACGTTAGATTTAAAAATCGTAATCAATCAAAGTTAAATCTTTTTATAATGTTCATGATTTCATCACTTATTATTTATTGTTTTGGTGTGATATACATGGGATTATTTTTTAAATTATCTAACAAACAATTTGATTTGTGGAAATTATTGTTCACTGGTATGATTGTTTTCTTACCTGGTGATATGTTAAAAGCATTGATTTTTAGTTTCGTAACAAAAAGAATAGAAAAATACATTTAA
- a CDS encoding 2-hydroxyacyl-CoA dehydratase: MKIHMGLDVGSTTVKLVIINENYEILFQEYTRHRSDIEETTKNVLRQAYDSHPEFKNSDCTIMVTGSGGMYVEDNLNIEFIQEVVAGTTAIKKYIPNADVCIELGGEDSKITYLKGNVEQRMNSICAGGTGAFIDQMAALLKTDATGLNELAKDYKKIFSIASRCGVYAKTDIQALINQGATKEDMAVSVFQSVVNQTISNLACGRPIEGNIVFLGGPLYFLSELRNRFITTLDDGVNTFYSPDNAQVFVALGAAIASMNEESIKYEDLLNRSYDKKQEISDDLILEPLFKNEKEKEDFYENHKKSNVKFKNIDEVEGNLYLGIDAGSTTSKIVVIDEDCNIVYHFYANNQGNPLDLVKEQLSVIYSKLNENQKIASSGITGYGEDFIKQALSVDFGEVETIAHLTAARYFDPDVDFVLDIGGQDMKAMHVNDGIIDSIQLNEACSSGCGSFIETFAHSLNLSVQEFQQKALESENPVDLGSRCTVFMNSKVKQAQKEGASVSDIAAGLCYSVIKNAIQKVIKLRDPSKLGEHIVVQGGTFYGDAILRAFEKITGKIPTRPNISGLMGAMGMALIAKEKSTGYSTILSEDELEKFEYTQEQAECKYCSNHCKLTINKFANGKKFVTGNRCERGAGISLDKKDKLPNMYDYKNKRLFGYKSIPKDKARATVGIPRVLNMYENYPFWHTFFTNLGYRVVLSSKSSREIYEKGISSITSETCCYPAKLVHGHIEDLLEKNVDMIFYPSVFFEKQEYDKANNHINCPVVTGYPEVIKNNVDGLKNTKFFNPFISFQDKNKLKTRLIDELKELALSDKDISNSVDRAWDELEKYRKDVKVEGKKALSKIREMGKKAIVLAGRPYHVDSEINHGIPELITSLGLGVLSEDSIIDYDDDVDSDLRVLDQWVYHSRLYRAAEIVGNSEDLEMVQLNSFGCGIDAVTTDQVNEILSAKGKIYTVLKIDEISNLGAVKIRIRSLIQALEKKNFIPNVKKSYHVEKVEFTKKMKDEYTILAPQMAPDHFEIMEALFKASGYKVEFLKDVNSKVIDEGLKYVNNDACYPSITVVGQMMEAINSGRYDTNKLALLMSQTGGACRASNYVGFIRKALKEAGYENIPVIAISWQNIEKNEGFNLSPLVLQKMIVAVLYGDLIMRLSNFTRAYEKDKQTDALKQKWIEECQKRVLKSSSKLFRQTVDEIIEDFSKIELLDIQKPKVGIVGEILVKYLPQANNNLQDLLEKEGCEVVMPDLTDFVLYCLRNEYHKGNFLSKSKFTGFMCNMGVNLIEHYRKYIRNQLIKSKFTHPLKIQELEDYAQEVVSLGNQYGEGWLLTAEMIELIHINANNIVCIQPFGCLPNHITGKGVIKRIRQLYPQANIIPIDYDPGASEVNQINRIKLMLSQAKEKINN; this comes from the coding sequence ATGAAAATCCACATGGGATTAGATGTAGGTTCAACGACTGTCAAACTTGTCATTATAAATGAAAACTACGAAATTTTATTTCAAGAATACACTAGACACCGTTCTGACATTGAAGAAACTACCAAAAATGTTCTTAGACAAGCATACGATTCACATCCAGAGTTCAAAAACAGCGATTGTACAATCATGGTCACTGGAAGTGGCGGAATGTATGTTGAAGATAATTTAAATATTGAATTTATACAAGAAGTTGTAGCAGGAACTACAGCTATAAAAAAATATATTCCCAATGCCGATGTATGCATTGAGCTAGGGGGAGAAGATAGTAAAATAACTTATTTAAAAGGAAACGTAGAACAAAGAATGAACTCCATCTGCGCTGGTGGAACTGGAGCATTCATAGACCAAATGGCTGCATTGTTAAAAACAGATGCTACTGGTCTTAACGAATTAGCCAAGGATTACAAGAAAATATTTTCGATTGCAAGTAGATGCGGAGTATATGCAAAAACTGACATTCAAGCTTTGATTAATCAAGGAGCAACAAAAGAAGACATGGCAGTGAGTGTATTCCAATCTGTTGTCAATCAAACAATATCTAATCTTGCATGTGGAAGACCTATTGAAGGGAACATAGTATTTTTGGGTGGACCACTTTATTTCTTATCGGAATTAAGAAACAGATTCATCACAACATTAGATGATGGCGTGAATACATTCTATAGTCCTGATAATGCACAAGTATTTGTAGCATTGGGTGCAGCCATTGCATCAATGAATGAAGAATCTATAAAATACGAAGATTTGTTAAACAGATCTTATGACAAAAAGCAAGAAATTAGCGATGATTTGATACTCGAGCCGTTATTTAAAAATGAGAAAGAAAAAGAAGATTTTTATGAAAATCACAAGAAATCTAACGTAAAATTCAAAAATATTGATGAGGTAGAAGGAAACTTATACTTGGGGATAGATGCGGGTTCAACTACTAGTAAAATTGTAGTAATTGATGAAGACTGCAACATTGTTTATCATTTTTATGCAAATAACCAAGGTAATCCACTCGATTTAGTAAAGGAACAGTTATCTGTAATTTATTCCAAATTAAACGAAAATCAAAAAATCGCAAGCAGTGGTATCACAGGTTATGGTGAAGATTTTATAAAACAAGCATTATCAGTCGATTTTGGAGAAGTAGAAACAATCGCACATTTGACTGCTGCAAGATATTTTGATCCGGATGTTGATTTCGTCTTGGATATTGGCGGTCAAGACATGAAAGCAATGCATGTAAATGACGGAATAATTGACTCCATTCAATTAAATGAAGCATGTTCTTCAGGTTGTGGATCATTTATTGAAACATTTGCTCACAGTTTGAATTTATCGGTACAAGAATTTCAACAAAAAGCTCTTGAATCGGAAAATCCTGTGGATTTAGGTTCAAGATGTACAGTTTTTATGAATTCGAAAGTAAAACAAGCGCAAAAAGAAGGCGCTAGTGTCAGTGATATTGCAGCAGGTTTATGCTATTCAGTAATCAAAAACGCAATCCAAAAAGTTATCAAACTTAGAGATCCATCAAAATTAGGTGAACATATCGTAGTTCAAGGTGGTACATTCTACGGGGATGCGATTTTAAGAGCGTTCGAAAAAATCACAGGCAAAATTCCAACAAGACCGAATATTTCAGGCCTTATGGGAGCCATGGGAATGGCTTTGATTGCAAAAGAAAAATCAACAGGATATTCCACGATTTTATCAGAAGATGAACTTGAAAAATTTGAATACACTCAAGAACAAGCTGAATGTAAATACTGTTCGAACCATTGTAAATTGACTATAAACAAATTTGCAAACGGCAAGAAATTTGTAACTGGAAATAGATGCGAAAGAGGAGCTGGAATTAGTCTCGATAAAAAAGACAAGCTTCCAAATATGTACGATTACAAAAACAAGAGATTATTTGGTTATAAGAGCATTCCAAAAGATAAAGCGAGAGCAACTGTAGGAATCCCTAGAGTGTTGAATATGTACGAAAATTATCCTTTCTGGCATACATTCTTCACAAATTTAGGATACAGAGTTGTATTGTCATCTAAATCGTCAAGAGAAATCTACGAAAAAGGAATTTCCTCTATTACAAGTGAAACATGCTGTTATCCAGCAAAATTAGTTCACGGCCACATTGAAGATTTATTAGAAAAAAATGTTGATATGATATTTTATCCTTCAGTATTTTTCGAAAAACAAGAATACGATAAGGCGAATAATCACATCAACTGTCCAGTTGTTACTGGTTATCCAGAAGTTATTAAAAATAATGTTGATGGATTGAAAAACACAAAATTCTTCAACCCATTCATCTCATTCCAAGATAAAAACAAATTAAAAACGAGACTTATCGATGAATTAAAAGAGCTTGCGCTTTCTGACAAGGACATTTCTAACAGTGTTGATAGAGCATGGGATGAACTTGAAAAATACAGAAAAGATGTAAAAGTTGAAGGCAAGAAAGCTTTGTCTAAGATTCGCGAAATGGGTAAAAAAGCAATTGTATTAGCTGGTAGGCCATATCATGTTGATTCAGAAATCAACCACGGAATTCCTGAACTTATCACTTCATTAGGTCTTGGAGTTTTGTCAGAAGATTCTATAATTGATTATGATGACGATGTAGATAGCGATTTGAGAGTATTGGATCAATGGGTATATCACTCAAGACTTTACAGAGCAGCTGAAATTGTCGGAAACAGTGAAGATTTGGAAATGGTTCAGCTAAATTCATTTGGTTGCGGAATAGATGCTGTAACTACAGACCAAGTTAATGAAATTTTGTCTGCAAAAGGAAAAATTTACACTGTACTAAAAATCGACGAAATAAGCAACTTAGGAGCTGTAAAAATCAGAATAAGATCATTGATACAAGCGCTTGAAAAGAAAAACTTCATTCCAAATGTGAAAAAATCATATCATGTAGAAAAAGTTGAATTCACTAAGAAGATGAAAGATGAATACACAATTCTCGCACCGCAAATGGCGCCTGATCACTTCGAAATAATGGAAGCACTTTTCAAAGCTAGTGGTTACAAGGTAGAATTTTTGAAAGATGTTAATTCAAAAGTAATCGACGAAGGATTGAAGTATGTAAACAACGACGCTTGTTATCCATCAATTACAGTTGTTGGACAAATGATGGAAGCTATAAATTCTGGAAGATATGATACTAACAAACTAGCTTTGTTAATGAGTCAAACTGGTGGAGCGTGCAGAGCAAGTAACTACGTTGGTTTCATAAGAAAAGCACTAAAAGAAGCGGGATACGAAAATATTCCTGTAATTGCTATTTCTTGGCAAAATATCGAAAAAAACGAAGGATTTAATCTTTCTCCATTAGTATTACAAAAAATGATAGTTGCTGTTTTGTATGGAGATTTGATAATGAGATTATCAAACTTTACTAGAGCTTACGAAAAAGATAAACAAACTGATGCTCTAAAACAAAAATGGATTGAAGAATGTCAAAAGAGAGTTTTGAAATCAAGTTCAAAATTATTCAGACAAACAGTCGATGAAATTATTGAGGATTTCTCAAAAATAGAATTATTGGATATCCAAAAACCAAAAGTTGGTATTGTTGGAGAAATTCTCGTAAAATATCTTCCTCAAGCCAATAATAATTTACAAGATTTATTGGAAAAAGAAGGTTGTGAAGTTGTAATGCCTGATTTGACAGATTTTGTACTTTACTGTTTGAGAAACGAATACCACAAAGGAAATTTCTTATCAAAATCAAAATTCACAGGATTCATGTGCAACATGGGTGTAAATTTGATTGAACATTACAGAAAATACATTAGAAATCAATTAATTAAATCTAAATTTACTCATCCACTAAAAATACAAGAACTAGAAGATTACGCACAAGAAGTTGTATCGCTTGGAAACCAATACGGTGAAGGCTGGTTGTTAACTGCAGAAATGATTGAATTAATTCACATAAACGCCAATAACATTGTATGTATCCAACCATTTGGTTGTCTTCCTAACCATATCACAGGAAAAGGCGTTATCAAAAGAATTAGACAATTGTATCCGCAAGCAAACATCATTCCAATTGACTACGATCCAGGCGCAAGTGAAGTAAATCAAATTAACAGAATCAAACTTATGCTTTCACAAGCAAAAGAGAAAATTAATAATTAA
- the fni gene encoding type 2 isopentenyl-diphosphate Delta-isomerase, translating into MERKQEHIENYLKSEYRGNNLFDCVYLEHTSLPEIDLNDVDLSVEFNGKKIDYPFMINAMTGGGDSCCDINEDLARLCKTFNIPMAVGSQKIALVEDEAIESFELVRENLIKNENIVIGNLSARESLESVKKAIEMIDSDMFGLHLNPIQELIMEEGDREFSGIKDNIKNIVENVNVPIIVKEVGYGMSKKTIYELYDLGVRYIDIAGFGGTNFSEIEDNRRFDMEFSEFYCWGIPTAKILLEMKDKPDDLFLIASGGIKTAIDIVKALVLGADMTAMSGEVLSYLMHGGYEFAKEFLDSLIYKLKMLMVMLGARNISELRNVDYKIFGKLKEITE; encoded by the coding sequence GTGGAAAGAAAGCAAGAACACATTGAAAATTATTTAAAATCAGAATACAGAGGTAACAACTTATTTGATTGTGTATATTTGGAACACACATCATTACCTGAGATTGATTTGAATGATGTCGATTTGTCTGTGGAATTTAACGGCAAAAAAATCGACTATCCCTTCATGATAAATGCCATGACTGGTGGCGGAGATTCCTGCTGCGATATCAATGAAGATTTGGCTAGGTTGTGTAAGACATTCAACATTCCAATGGCGGTAGGTAGTCAAAAAATTGCTCTTGTGGAAGATGAAGCGATTGAAAGTTTCGAACTTGTACGAGAAAATTTGATTAAAAACGAAAACATCGTAATAGGAAATCTTTCTGCAAGAGAAAGCTTGGAATCAGTTAAAAAAGCTATCGAAATGATAGATTCTGATATGTTTGGACTTCATTTAAATCCAATTCAAGAATTGATTATGGAAGAGGGAGACCGAGAATTTTCTGGAATTAAAGATAACATCAAAAATATCGTAGAAAATGTAAATGTGCCAATAATCGTAAAAGAAGTGGGTTATGGTATGAGCAAGAAGACAATCTATGAATTATACGATTTAGGTGTTAGATACATTGATATTGCAGGATTTGGTGGAACTAATTTCTCTGAAATAGAGGACAACAGAAGGTTTGACATGGAATTTTCTGAGTTTTATTGTTGGGGAATTCCTACTGCAAAAATCTTGTTAGAAATGAAAGATAAGCCTGATGATTTGTTTTTAATCGCAAGTGGCGGAATAAAGACAGCAATTGATATTGTAAAAGCTCTTGTTCTTGGCGCGGATATGACAGCAATGAGTGGAGAAGTATTATCTTATTTAATGCATGGTGGTTATGAATTTGCGAAGGAATTTTTGGATAGTTTGATTTATAAACTAAAAATGCTTATGGTAATGCTTGGAGCAAGAAATATCAGTGAATTAAGAAATGTTGATTACAAAATTTTTGGAAAATTAAAAGAAATTACAGAATAA